The Anopheles coluzzii chromosome 2, AcolN3, whole genome shotgun sequence genome window below encodes:
- the LOC125906647 gene encoding zinc finger protein 358-like: MQANTAELLPAGDPLGVSWNGIPFGYGSEYGGLPSSDWITPLAAELESVPHGCGTVASQQKDYYQPMIGSGMHRISPLNSSSEAVETNSSEHAYPPFAVSYHHPAYHHHHHHQHHQTVNYGAKCYPHIQQSQQHQQQQQLKQEHQPSRKIPTNGSRYVPNGYYTPNGRTSATDGGSPMPQPSLYPSPPVQSHPAEESSYSGKLYSGGGGGLQYMSGDHVPPPPTMSFSGHTDPALSTLYSGSDHYQPYSVSSIGYEESGTPAFSAAALSPAMESTLAPQKYEAWSSESSVMQPMMSPMGYPLLGHAHSLAIKQEYIPPAYISPSPSSMAGGSSIKTELMSETSRSPPPESDRPPTDGVVMAHQSQPLPPTACPSPQPLPVVKAKRAPSAKPTDTPTAGKKSTRNSNNYGDQFACPECRRTFARQCGLTQHTKWHHSGEKPFRCLTCGKCFSAQTALDDHLERHTTTDKPYRCQHCPKAFFHKNDLRRHGFQHTGTAPHACRYCLKTFARKDHCHSHECSHERKIQRKERKSKGSRSGVPVSGMELPPVTNTVLDSAISTPVVELALQFIDTEQRIVA; the protein is encoded by the coding sequence atgcaaGCAAACACGGCCGAACTACTGCCGGCAGGCGATCCGTTGGGTGTTTCGTGGAACGGGATTCCCTTTGGCTACGGCAGCGAGTACGGCGGTTTGCCCAGTTCCGATTGGATAACACCGCTGGCAGCGGAGCTGGAAAGCGTTCCACATGGTTGTGGCACTGTGGCATCGCAGCAAAAGGATTACTACCAACCGATGATCGGCAGTGGAATGCATCGCATCTCCCCGCTCAACTCATCGAGCGAAGCGGTCGAGACCAACTCCAGCGAGCATGCGTATCCGCCCTTTGCGGTATCGTATCATCATCCTGCttaccaccatcatcaccatcatcagcatcatcagaCGGTGAACTATGGGGCCAAGTGCTATCCACATATTCAACAGtcccagcagcaccagcagcagcaacaattgAAGCAAGAGCACCAACCGTCGAGGAAGATCCCAACGAACGGATCACGGTACGTGCCGAATGGTTATTACACGCCGAACGGGCGTACGTCCGCAACCGATGGTGGATCGCCCATGCCACAGCCGAGCCTGTACCCCTCCCCACCGGTACAATCGCACCCGGCAGAAGAGTCCAGCTACAGCGGCAAACTGTacagtggtggcggtggtggtttgCAGTACATGAGCGGCGATCATGTTCCGCCACCACCGACGATGAGCTTTTCCGGCCACACGGATCCTGCGCTGTCCACCCTGTACAGTGGTAGCGATCATTACCAGCCGTATAGTGTGTCCTCCATAGGGTACGAGGAGAGTGGGACGCCGGCGTTTTCGGCCGCCGCACTCTCCCCGGCAATGGAATCCACGCTGGCACCGCAAAAGTATGAAGCATGGAGCTCGGAATCGTCCGTCATGCAGCCGATGATGTCACCGATGGGCTACCCGCTGCTCGGCCATGCCCATTCGCTAGCGATAAAGCAGGAGTACATTCCGCCGGCCTACATCAGCCCATCGCCCTCCTCGATGGCCGGCGGGAGCAGCATCAAGACGGAGCTCATGTCCGAAACATCCCGCTCACCACCGCCGGAGAGTGATCGGCCGCCGACGGACGGAGTTGTGATGGCACATCAGTCCCAACCACTACCACCGACAGCCTGCCCTTCGCCCCAGCCGCTGCCAGTGGTGAAAGCAAAACGAGCACCGTCGGCCAAACCGACCGACACACCGACGGCGGGGAAGAAATCTACgcgaaacagcaacaactaCGGCGACCAGTTCGCGTGCCCCGAGTGCAGGCGTACGTTCGCGCGGCAGTGCGGCCTCACGCAGCACACCAAGTGGCACCATTCGGGCGAGAAGCCGTTCCGCTGCCTCACCTGTGGCAAGTGCTTCAGCGCCCAGACTGCGCTGGACGATCATCTCGAGCGGCACACGACCACGGACAAGCCGTACCGGTGCCAGCACTGCCCGAAAGCGTTCTTCCACAAGAACGATCTGCGCCGGCACGGGTTTCAGCACACGGGCACCGCACCGCACGCCTGCCGGTACTGTTTGAAAACGTTCGCCCGCAAGGACCACTGCCACAGCCACGAGTGCTCGCACGAGCGGAAAATTCAGCGCAAGGAGCGGAAATCGAAAGGGTCACGGTCCGGCGTACCGGTCAGCGGTATGGAGTTGCCGCCGGTGACCAACACGGTGCTGGATTCCGCGATATCGACGCCAGTGGTCGAACTGGCGCTGCAGTTTATCGATACGGAACAGAGGATAGTGGCGTGA
- the LOC125906648 gene encoding zinc finger protein 134-like, producing the protein MDTYGKDYQWIVNTLHVEPTAPSNYWKGAETAAVAPGYSSYPYLFGANSLDWNNAFPFSVVYPGGASPYQGNGLWNESGTEQPQEQLYRPFGFYMPIASPSSSLSSPTSSTSSSLSSSSSSSFVPAQISSQISGPTVPSSMQSDTAPYYNPLPSYDCNNNTTKRTYHQMQDEPLHAAAYNGAVVQSVPIDQKATLTVTMLQHPHSKRTASRPDCSDDTILLQTLLGTTASEERNVRPQPGILKPANSNNQPAEWHCELCNKRFARRIGLNQHNKVRHSVERPFRCDKCGKRFTHLELLGQHALQHVRQNKPHKCEHCPKQFCHPMDLRRHQYRHTGALPYLCAICRKGFTRRDHLQAHEQTHRNKRYKRAWGQSEEMKEELQQRDLLVDCTKGQGGAILGELLV; encoded by the coding sequence ATGGACACGTACGGGAAGGATTATCAATGGATCGTTAACACGCTGCACGTCGAACCGACGGCACCATCCAACTACTGGAAGGGAGCGGAAACTGCAGCTGTAGCGCCTGGCTACAGCTCATATCCGTACCTCTTCGGGGCCAATTCCTTGGACTGGAACAATGCCTTCCCGTTCTCCGTCGTCTACCCCGGTGGAGCTTCACCTTACCAGGGCAACGGGCTGTGGAATGAGTCGGGCACAGAACAACCGCAGGAACAGCTGTACCGACCGTTCGGGTTCTACATGCCAATAGCATCGCCGTCATCATCACTATCATCACCCACATCATCGACGTCGtcatcgttgtcgtcgtcgtcgtcgtcgtcgttcgttCCAGCGCAGATCTCATCACAAATATCGGGACCGACAGTCCCATCTTCAATGCAATCGGACACTGCTCCATATTACAATCCGTTGCCCTCGTATGATTGCAATAACAATACAACGAAAAGAACATACCACCAAATGCAGGACGAGCCGTTGCATGCAGCCGCCTATAACGGAGCAGTGGTACAATCCGTTCCGATCGACCAGAAGGCAACACTTACAGTGACGATGTTACAACATCCACACAGCAAGCGCACAGCATCACGTCCCGACTGTTCGGACGATACAATACTGTTGCAAACCCTGCTCGGTACAACAGCAAGCGAAGAACGCAATGTTCGTCCCCAGCCAGGCATACTTAAGCCGGCCAACTCCAACAACCAACCAGCCGAATGGCACTGTGAGCTGTGCAACAAGCGCTTCGCCCGACGGATCGGTCTCAACCAGCACAACAAGGTGCGCCACTCGGTCGAAAGGCCGTTCCGGTGCGACAAGTGCGGCAAGCGGTTCACGCACCTGGAGCTGCTCGGCCAGCACGCCCTGCAGCACGTGCGGCAGAACAAACCGCACAAATGTGAGCACTGTCCGAAGCAGTTCTGCCATCCGATGGATCTGCGGCGCCATCAGTACCGTCACACGGGCGCGCTGCCGTACCTTTGCGCGATCTGCCGGAAAGGGTTCACCCGGCGCGATCACTTGCAGGCGCACGAGCAAACGCACCGCAACAAGCGATACAAGCGAGCGTGGGGCCAGTCGGAGGAGATGAAGGAGGAGCTACAACAGCGGGATTTGTTGGTCGACTGCACCAAGGGACAGGGGGGAGCTATCCTTGGAGAGTTATTAGTGTAA